TCAATTATTAACAAAAAATCAGAACGAAATACTTATAAATAGATTTATCGTTCGTTTTTTATATAAATTAAAAAACTTCTGAGCTTTAGAAGCTTCTCAGAAGTTTTTCTTCATACTATTTTAGTAAATTGTTGTTTACAACTTGAACAAGTTACTTTGATTTTACCCTTTCCTTTTGGTGCTCGCAATTGTTGTTTACAATTGGAGCACTTAAAAAAAGTATACGTCTTACGTGTGTTGACTCTTTCTTTTACACGATTGAATTTTTTTCTTAATTGCTGCATTTTTAAAATATAACGAGTATTTTCATTCGAACGCGGATAAATTCTTTTTGAAAAAAAACGGTAGTTGATCCAGATTAATAGCGCTACTGCTAGCCAAAAAGCGATCGATGTTGGTAAAACTAAATTGAGCAATAATAAAACTAGAGTGCTTTTCATCAGCATATTGCTCAATCGATCCATTTGAGCGTATCGTCCTACCAATAATTTTTGAATCTTTGCATTCCAACGAAGTAATCGTTCAAGCCAAATTTGTCCCATATGCTCCCTCTTTTCTTTGCTATTATCTCAATCAATCAGCATTCTTTCAAGAGGAAAAATAGAAATAATTGAATAAACGAATTAAAAATAAATTTGAGTGATCTTCGTGATCTCTTCTTTGATTTTCTCTTTCAATTCAATTGGCTTCACCACTTCAACCGCCGCGCCGAATGACAATAAATAAGTAGTCAGCCACGTACCTTCTGGCTGCCAAGTTTTGACTTTGGTGAATTCACCCACTTGCTCGAACTCAATATTCGTTAAGTCTTCCTGTATGCGGTAAAACAGGGCATTTTTTATCTTAAACTCAACACATATCTTGGCAGATTCTGGTTGATAGTCTTTGATCAAATAAGCATCATCAATATTGTTTGCTGAAATTAGCAAATCCTTCATCCGTCTTAATTTAAATAGTCGAGTCGTTTCTCTAGCACAACAATAGCCTGCCAAGTACCAGGCATTTTGTTTGAAGATCAATTTATTTGGCATGACTTCTCTGTTAGCTTTTTTTCCTTTTCCGTTCGTATAGGAAAAAGTAATACATTTTTTTGATTTTTTGCTTTAGTGATCAATTCGATTACAGTTGCTTCATCTTCTCGTCCCCATGTTGAAAAATCAATATCGATCCAAGGTTCGACTTCTTTCTTAAATAAGGAGGAAAGCTTATTCATTAATGGGGTAATGCTTTTTAGATTGGTAGCGGCTAAATTCTGCAAGTCCACCATAATATGATCTTGCTCTTCATCATCCACAAACGTTGCGGACAGATGATGCGTATCCAACAAACGGATTCCGCCATCTCGTCCACTTTGAGCATATACTGGAAAACCTAAGGAAGACAGTGTATCAATATCTCGATAGATCGTACGAGTCGATACTTCCAGTTGCTCTGCCAAAATTGTCGCGTTTGCTTTATTATGCATGGTTAAATAATGCATAATATAAAATAATCTAGATAGATTATTCATCAGCCTTAAAGTCCAAGATCAACTTACTGTTTTCGCCAACAAAATCATATTGATAAGACCCCGTCAAGGCTTGTAACTCTCCTGTACCTTTAATGATCATTCCTGGTGAATCAAGTGATCCTTTATCAAAAATTCCTTTTTCAGCCGCTGTAAAGGTTCCTGTTTTTCCTTTATATTGGCCTTCAAAGTGAAGAAATCCTGATATTCGTGCTGTTGCAAGGTGTCCATCTTCTTTGTTGCTTTCTAAATAATAAAGAAGATACTCGACCCAAGCTTTGCCTTCTAGATCCCCTTCAAGTTCATATTCTGCCTGAACTCGATTCACTGGAAAATTGATCTTTTGTTCATCTACTGGTTGTTCATCCCATCTTGTCACGTTGAATGTTGCGCTCATAATGATCCCTCCTTATGAATAACAGGATAGCAAACATATGTTCTTTTTACAAGCTAGAATTGTCTAATTAAGTGCAACATTATAAAAAGTTTTGGCTTTAGGAGTTTGTAATCGATTTTCACAAAAAAAAGAAGTTCTTTTCATTTTTTTTAGAAAGACTTTCTAAAATGACGCAAAACTATGTCTATAGCAGAATAAAAATGATACTCTTAAACCAAATTGAAGGAGGTAATTATCACATGAAAGCTATTGTAATAGGTGCATATGGTCACATAGGATCATATTTAGTTCCAAAACTAATAAGAGCAGGCTATGAAGTAATAGCAATCAGCCGAGGAAAGAGTAAGCCTTACACAGAAGATATCTTATGGAAACAGGTAACGCATATCACTATGGACA
The DNA window shown above is from Enterococcus sp. 12C11_DIV0727 and carries:
- a CDS encoding WYL domain-containing protein, producing MTFSYTNGKGKKANREVMPNKLIFKQNAWYLAGYCCARETTRLFKLRRMKDLLISANNIDDAYLIKDYQPESAKICVEFKIKNALFYRIQEDLTNIEFEQVGEFTKVKTWQPEGTWLTTYLLSFGAAVEVVKPIELKEKIKEEITKITQIYF
- a CDS encoding helix-turn-helix transcriptional regulator gives rise to the protein MNNLSRLFYIMHYLTMHNKANATILAEQLEVSTRTIYRDIDTLSSLGFPVYAQSGRDGGIRLLDTHHLSATFVDDEEQDHIMVDLQNLAATNLKSITPLMNKLSSLFKKEVEPWIDIDFSTWGREDEATVIELITKAKNQKNVLLFPIRTEKEKKLTEKSCQIN
- a CDS encoding DUF3224 domain-containing protein encodes the protein MSATFNVTRWDEQPVDEQKINFPVNRVQAEYELEGDLEGKAWVEYLLYYLESNKEDGHLATARISGFLHFEGQYKGKTGTFTAAEKGIFDKGSLDSPGMIIKGTGELQALTGSYQYDFVGENSKLILDFKADE